From a region of the Babylonia areolata isolate BAREFJ2019XMU chromosome 21, ASM4173473v1, whole genome shotgun sequence genome:
- the LOC143295774 gene encoding uncharacterized protein LOC143295774 yields the protein MGCGSSTVGVVPGGNEQTPPSQVHANGTGQKGHHAAVNGVGSTKTAQKKDSTKTTDPNGNTVKLDQTPVPKSVAFDVSLDGQNTQLLVGRRGPRNLQTLEPLNVPKLSAEQLAEKQRQAEEKREKLLQKRASASKKSSRRRQELMRAKEFEAQQQLQQEKALDDHQRQAEIKREARLKEVREKQRIREERAKRARERAKKINQGDNADDIDVEKDDHFNASDADSWLGDEEAAERAPSEHSGPQKRAHGTKRPTASASTVDSYEAAFQRQPRPPPESQDNDLERDDDFFG from the exons ATGGGGTGTGGGTCATCAACGGTTGGTGTGGTACCTGGTGGAAACGAGCAGACACCACCATCTCAGGTGCATGCAAATGGTACAGGTCAGAAAGGTCACCATGCTGCTGTCAATGGTGTTGGCTCTACAAAAACTGCACAAAAGAAGGATTCTACGAAGACAACAGATCCAAATGGCAACACTGTCAAGTTAGATCAAACACCAG TTCCCAAGTCAGTGGCTTTTGATGTCTCGCTGGATGGTCAGAACACACAGCTGTTGGTTGGCAGGAGAGGACCACGCAATTTGCAG ACACTTGAACCACTGAATGTTCCAAAGCTGTCTGCAGAGCAGCtggcagaaaaacaaagacaggctgaagaaaagagagaaaag CTGCTCCAGAAACGTGCTAGCGCCTCAAAGAAATCATCCAGACGACGGCAAGAACTGATGAGAGCCAAAGAGTTTGAGGCTCAGCAGCAACTTCAGCAAGAAAAG GCTCTGGATGACCACCAGAGGCAAGCAGAAATAAAGAGGGAAGCGCGTCTGAAAGAAGTTCGAGAAAAACAGAGAATTCGTGAAGAGAGAgcaaagcgagcgagagagagg gCAAAGAAAATAAACCAAGGAGATAATGCAGATGACATCGATGTTGAAAAAGATGATCACTTCAATGCCAGTGATG CTGACTCGTGGCTTGGGGATGAGGAGGCAGCGGAACGAGCGCCGTCAGAACACTCAGGTCCACAGAAGCGTGCGCATGGCACCAAGCGTCCCACAGCCAGTGCCAGCACAGTGGACAGCTACGAGGCTGCCTTCCAGCGACAGCCACGCCCACCACCAGAGTCACAAGACAATGACCTCGAAAGGGATGACGATTTCTTTGGTTGA